Part of the Mycolicibacterium mageritense genome is shown below.
CACCGCCGAGCCTGCGCATCGGCGACAGTGCGCGCGTCACCATCGTTGGGTAATCGTGCGGTTCGGTGTCGCCCGTGCGCAGCGAGATGCTGTCGGAGTCGTCGAACTGCGGTCGGTACACGGCCTGCGTCGCCATCGGCCGCATGGTCGACATCGAGTCCATGTCGAGGTCTTCGAGGCTTGCCGGCTGGGTGCCGGGGCCCTCGTCGAGATCGTCCTGGGCAGTCACGTCAGTGCCCTTTTCGGGATCTGTCATCAGTCGACATACCTCGCGGCCGGAGGTGACGGCGCCGGCCCCAGCACCGTCAACCACTTGCGGTACAACGTGTTCCAGGTTCCGTCGCGGCGAATGCGGTCCAGCGTGCCGTTGACCACGCGCACCAGCCCGGTGTTCTCCAGGTTGACGCCGATGCCGTAGGGCTCCTGATTCATGCTCGGGCCGACGATGTGCAGATACGGATCCTGGGCGACCAACCCGGCCAGGATCGAATCGTCGGTGCTGACCGCGTCGACCTGGCGCTGCTGCAGCGCCACCAGGCAATCGGACCACGTGACCACCGAGACGATGATGGGCGCGGGGCTGATCTGCTGGATGCGCTGCAGCGACGTCGTGCCGTCCACCACACATACGCGCTTGCCGGACAGATCAGAGGCCTGGGTGATCGAGGAGTCGCGCGACGCCAGGATGCGCTGATTGGCCATCAGATACACCGTGGAGAAGTTGACCAGCTTCTTGCGCTCGCACGTGATCGTCATGGTCTTCACCACGATGTCGACCTGGTTGTTCTGCAGCGCGGTGATTCGGTCGGCCGACGACAGGATCCGGTACTCCACCTGCGCGGGCGTACCGAAGATGTCGCGGGAAACCTCGCCGGCGATGTCGACGTCGAACCCGGTGATCTCACCGCTGATCGGATCGCGGAAGGAAAACAGATTGCTGCCGATGTCGAGCCCGACGATGAGCCTGCCGCGATCGCGGATGTTGGCCACAGCCGCGTCGGCCTCGGCCTTGTCGCTGAACGGGCGCAGGCTCGCGGTGCGGTTGCAGTCGTCGTTGTCGGGCATGGGCACCCGCACCGGCTCGGGCGGAAGCTCCTGCATCCCGGCCGGGGTCGGTGGCGTCAGCGTCAGCGCGGGAATGGTCAGCGCGGGCGCCGTCTGGCTGCAGCCCGCGACGGTCAGGACCGCCGCGAGGAGGACGAGCAGTTTCTTCATCGGTGCTGGTTTCTTCTTCGCGCAAGCGCTCATCAGCGGTACTCACTGAGTCTGGGCCACAACCCCAGCGCCACCGCCACGGCCGCGGCGACGCTGAGCATCGCCGCGCCCACGGTCGCGCCGGACAGCACGCGGCGGGCGTTGAGGATGTCGTTGCGCAGCTGGGTGCGGCTCTGCTCGATACCCTTCGACAGCGCCTCGTCGAGCTTGTCGAAGGCGGGCGTCGAGTCGTCCTCGCCGGTGCCCAGCGCCACCTGCGTCGCGGCCTGATAGTTGCCGACCGCGATGTAGGCGTTGATCCGGTCGTCGGCCGCACGCCAGCGCGTCAGCAGGTGTTCGGCGTCGACGAGGTCGCTCTTGTCGAGGCCCGTGTCGCGCGCCAGGTAGGCCGAGAGCTCCTGCTGCATCATGTCGATGCGCTGGTAGTACGACTGCTTGCGGACGTTCTCGTCGCCGCGGCGGATCAGCGCCAGCGTCTCGTCGGCGCGGGCCTGTTGCGCGGTGATGGCCAGGTTGGTCACGGTCTTGAGCGACTCGGCGGCGGTGTCCTTGGCGCTGCGGCTGTCCGACGTCGAGATCACCAGCGCCGTCGTCACCCAGATCAACATGATCAGCACGGCCAGGCCGCCGGCGACGAATCCGATGTTGACGCGGCGCCGGGTCCGCCGGGCCAGCCACCGGTTGGCGAACGCCCCGAACATCAGGGTCGCGAGCACCACGAGCATCACGGGCGCCGGGATGCGGGTCGACGCCGTGGTTTCCGCGTCCACCCGCGCCGAGGTCTGTTCGTAGAGTCGTTGCGCATCGGGCAGGATCTGCGTCTGCATCATGGCCGACGCCTCCGACAGGTACGACGACCCGACGGGATTTCCTGCGCGGTTGTTGGTGCGGGCGGTTTCGACCAGCCCGGTGTAAACCGCGAGCCGTGCGTTGATGCGGCCGAGCAGCTGCACGAGCGCTTCGTCGGTCAGTCCGCTGGACGCCCGGGTGACGGCGCTCGCGGCGTCGGTGATGGCCTGCTCGTAGCGCTGCCGCACATCCCGCGGTTCGGCTCCCGCGATGAAGGCAGTGGCTGCCGCGGCGTCGGCCACCGAAAGCGTCGTGTACAGCTGACCGGCCGCGAACGACAACGGCTCGGTGTGGTCGAGCACCGTCGTCAACGCCTGCTGCCGGTCGTTGACCGTGGTGGACGTCGCGAAGGCGCTCGCGATCACGAGCGCCGACAGCACCAGACCGATCGTCAGGATGCGGCCCGGCGTGGTCCACAGGAACCACCAGCGCGGGTGGGCAGGGGTGGTAGGTGACCGGGACGCGAGCGGCTCGGTCGAGGGATGTGCCAACTCCACAGTCACCTGAGCGCGAACCTCATCAAGTTTCGATACCTACCGGGTCTCGTACGGGCTGTGCCCAACTGTATAAAAGAATTCTAAGAGTTTCTCAGAGGCGCGGCCGCGGTTTGGGATCCACCGAATCGGTTCGTGTTCCTTATCCTGTACGGGTGCGTGGCGACGGGGACGGCTGGGTGGTATCCGACAGCGGTGCCCGGTTCTGGGGCCGCCACGGTGCGGCCGGTCTGCTGCTGCGCGCGCCGTGGCCGGACGGAAGTGCCGCGGTGCTCCTGCAACATCGGGCGCCATGGAGTCATCAGGGCGGCACCTGGGCGCTGCCGGGCGGTGCACGCGACAGTCACGAGACGCCCGAAGAGGCCGCGGTACGCGAAGCGCACGAGGAGGCCGGGTTGGCGGCCGAGCAGTTGAGTGTCCGGACCACCGTCATCACCGCCGAGGTGGTCGGGGCGGGCGGCACGCGCTGGACCTACACGACCGTCATCGCCGACGCGACCGAACTCCTGGAGACCGTGCCCAACCGCGAGAGCTCGGAGTTGCGCTGGGTCGCCGAGGACGAGGTGGCCGAGCTTCCGCTGCACCCCGGCTTCGCGGCCAGCTGGCCGCAGTTGCGGGACGTCACGGCCACCATCCCGCTGCGCGTCAACCGTTCGCGGTAAGCCGCGCCTTGAGCGCCGCGGCGGCCGCGCGGGGATCCTCGGCCGCGGTGATCGCGCGCACCACCACGATGCGCCGGGCCCCGGCGTCGAGCACCTCGGGCAGTCGCTGCTTGTCGATCCCGCCGATCGCGAACCACGGCTTGGCCGGGTTTCGTGCCGCCGCGTTCCGGACCAGGTCCAGGCCGGGCGCGTGGCGGCCGGGTTTGGTGGGGGTGGGCCAGCACGGCCCGACGCAGAAGTAATCGACCTCTTCTTCGATGGCCGCGGCGACCTGATCGGCATCGTGCGTGGACCGGCCGATCACCGGGCGCTCGCCGATGATGTCGCGCGCCACGTCGAGCGGCAGGTCGTCCTGGCCGAGGTGCAGCACGTCGGCGCCGGCCGCGCGCGCGATGTCGGCACGGTCGTTGACCGCCAGCAGCGCGCCGTGCCGACGCGCGGCATCGGCCAGCACCGCGAGCGCGTCCAGTTCCTGGCGCGCCTCCAGCGGGCCGAACTGCTGCTCCCCGGCCGAGCCCTTGTCCCGCAGCTGGATCAGATCCACCCCGCCGGCCAGCGCGGCGTCGGCGAATTCCGCCAGGTCACCGCGTTCGCGGCGAGCGTCGGTGCACAGGTACAGGCTGGCTTGCTGCAGGCGATCGGCGGGTTGCTCCACACCGCGACGCTATCGCGTGGCTGCCGAGTACCCTGGACTGGCAACGCGGGAGTCCCAGGCACGGGGGCTGAGAGTGGGCGTACGACCGGCCCTTACCGTCACACCTGATCCGGGTCATGCCGGCGAAGGGAGCTGAAATGGCGCGAACCATGGCCGTCGTCGGCGGCGGTGTCATCGGGCTGTCCGTGGCACGGCGTGCTGCCCTCGATGGCTGGACCGTGCGGCTGCATGCCGCGACCGAGCGCGGCGCATCGTGGGTGGCCGGCGGCATGCTGGCCCCGCACAGCGAGGGCTGGCCGGGCGAGGAACACCTGCTGCAGATCGGGCTGGAATCGCTCCGGCTGTGGCATTCGGGTTTCCTGGAGGGCCTGCCGCCCGACGTGGTGACGGCGCGGGAATCACTGGTGGTGGCGGTCGACCGGGCCGACGTCGCCGACCTGCGCACGGTCGCAGAATGGCTGGCCGGCCAGGGCCACCCCGTCGAGTTGACCACGGCCGCGCGTGATGTCGAGCCGCTGTTGGCGCAGGGCATCCGGCATGGGTTCCGGGCCACCACCGAGCTCGCGGTCGACAACCGCCGGGTGGTCGACGCGCTGGCCGAGCACTGCCGGCGGCTCGGCGTGTGCTGGGCGCCCGCGGTGTCGGAACTCGCCGAGGTGGACGACGCCGACACCGTGGTGATCGCCAACGGCATCGACGCGCCGAAACTCGTGCCGGGGCTCCCGGTGCGCCCCGTCAAGGGCGAGGTGTTGCGGCTGCGTTGGCGCAAGGGGTGTATGCCGGTGCCGCAGCGCGTGATTCGGGCCCGCGTACACGGCAGGCCCGTGTACCTGGTGCCGCGGGCCGACGGCGTCGTGGTGGGTGCCACGCAGTACGAGCACGGCCGGGACACCGCGCCCGTCGTGACCGGCGTGCGTGACCTGCTCGACGACGCGTGCACGATCATGCCTGCGCTGGGTGAGTACGAGCTCGCCGAGACCGCGGCAGGCCTGCGGCCCATGTCGCCCGACGGTGTGCCGATCGTCGAACGTGTCGACGCCCGCACCCTGGTGGCCGCGGGGCACGGCCGCAACGGATTTTTGTTGGCGCCGTGGACCGCAGAGCGGATCGCGGCTGAACTCGAGGTGAGCGTGGGAGCGAAATGATCACCATCACGGTCAATGACGAAATGGTCGAGGTGGATTCCCAGACCACCATCGCGAAGCTGCTGGAAAACCGCGGTTTTCCGGAAAAGGGCATCGCGGTCGCGCTGGACTGGTCGGTGCTGCCGCGGTCGGAATGGGATCGCACGCTGGCCGACGGCGCGCGCATCGAGGTCGTGACGGCGGTGCAGGGTGGCTGATTCCGTGCTCACCATCGGCGGCCGCGAGTTCGGTTCCCGCCTCATCATGGGAACCGGCGGGGCGCCGAACCTGGCAGTGCTGGAAGAAGCGCTGGTGGCGTCGGGCACCGAGCTGACCACGGTCGCGATGCGCCGCGTCGACGCCGAGACCGGCACCGGCGTGCTGGATCTGCTCAACCGGCTCGGCATTGCGGCCCTGCCCAACACCGCGGGTTGTCGCGGCGCGGCCGAGGCCGTGCTGACCGCGCAGCTGGCCCGCGAGGCGCTGGGCACCGATCTGGTCAAACTCGAGGTCATCGCCGACGAGCGCACCCTGCTGCCCGACGCCATCGAATTGGTGCGCGCCGCCGAGCAATTGGTGGACGACGGATTCGTCGTGCTGCCCTACACCAACGACGACCCGGTGCTGGCCCGGCGGCTGGAGGACACCGGATGCGCGGCCGTCATGCCGCTGGGCGCGCCGATCGGCACCGGGCTCGGCATCTCCAACCCGCACAACATCGAGATGATCGTCGAGGCGGCGGGTGTGCCGGTGATCCTCGACGCAGGCATCGGCACCGCGTCCGACGCCGCGCTCGCGATGGAGTTGGGTTGCGACGCAGTGCTGCTGGCCTCGGCCGTCACGCGCGCCGCCGACCCGCCGACCATGGCCGCGGCGATGGCGGCCGCCGTGACCGCGGGCTACCTGGCGCGCCAGGCCGGGCGGATTCCCAAACGCTTCTGGGCGCAGGCGTCGAGCCCGTCGTTGCTTTGAGTCTGCTGCGGTGGTGTTCGCCACTCGCCTTTTCAGACCTTGGTGGCAGAGTCAATCGTGGTCATGAGGGTGCTCGGCGGGTGTGGCGGTGACGCTCACGGCCGAACATGGCAATACTGGACGGCGATGATCGAACTAGCCGGGCTGACCAAGCTCTACGGAACCCACCGCGCCGTCGACGATCTGACCTGCTCGGTCGAACCGGGGGTGGTCACCGGCTTTCTCGGACCCAACGGTGCAGGCAAGACCACCACCATGCGGTTGATCCTGGGCCTGGACCACCCGACCTCGGGCACCGCGACCATCGACGGCAAGGCCTACCGCGAGCTGCGCGACCCACTGCGGACCGTCGGTGCGCTGCTCGACGCGCGGCAGGCGCACCCGAACCGCAGCGCCCGCAACCACCTCCGCTGGATCGCTGCGGCCAACCGGATCGACTCCACGCGGGTCGACGAGGTGCTCGACATGGTCGGGCTCGAATCGGTGGGGGATCGCACCGCGGGCACACTGTCGCTCGGCATGAGCCAACGGCTCGGCATCGCGGCAGCGCTGTTGGGTGACCCGCCGGTGCTGCTGTTCGACGAACCGGTCAACGGTCTGGACCCGGAGGGCATCCACTGGGTGCGCACCTTGATGCGCAAACTGGCCGCCGAAGGCCGCACGGTGTTCGTGTCCAGCCACCTGCTGGCCGAGATGGCCAACACCGCCGACCGATTGGTGGTGATCGGGCAGGGCAAGCTGATCGCCTCGACCACGGTCGAGGAGTTCGTCAAGGGCTCCGCGGCCGACACGGTCCGGGTGCGCAGCCCGCAACTCGAAACCCTCGCGCAGGTGCTGTCCGACGCCGGACTGCAGGCCGAAACGGACGGCGACACGATGACCGTGCACGGCGTCGCGATCGAGGTGATCGGTGAGTTGGCCGCGCGCAACGCCATCACCCTGCACGAGCTCAGTGCGCGGCAGGGATCGCTGGAGGAGGCGTACTTGAAACTCACCGATGACGCCGTCGACTACCGGGCGGCCCAGTGAGCGCGCTGGCGGCGCTCGACGCCGAACGCATCAAGCTGTCCACCACCCGCTCGCCGCTGTGGTCGGTGCTCGGTGTCGCGGTCATCAGTCTCGCGGTGGCGGCCCTGCAGGGTTGGTCGGCCTACAGCGCGGCTTCGCTGCCACCGGAGAAAGCCGCCTTGGGTGTCGCGGTGTTCGGGGTGCCGGTGTTGATGGTGCTGTCCTCGATGACCATGACGGGCGAATACCGCAGTGGGCTGGTCCGCACCACATTCCTGGCCACGCCCAACCGCACCGTCGTGCTGATCGCAAAAGCCGTTGTGGCGGCGGCGTTTTCCTCGCTGTGCGCGGCTGTGATGGTGATCGTCGCGGTGCTGGCGGCCCGCGTGATCGCCGAACCCACCGCAGGAACTCAGCTGTCCCTGGCCAACCCGGCGGTCTGGCAGGTGGCGGGCGGCTTTGCGCTCTACGCCGCGTTGGCCGCGGTGCTCGGGGTGGCCGTCGGTGCGCTCGTGCGGTTCGCGGCCGGGGCGGTCGCCGTACTGCTGCTGTGGCCACTGGTCGCCGAGCCGCTCTTGGCCAACATGCCGAATTCCGGTCCGCGGACGGGGCCGTGGCTGCCGTTCGTCAACATGTTCTCGTTCCTCGACGTGGAATGGCTGTTCCCGACGTACGCGATGCCATGGGGCGTCGTCGGCTCGTTGGTGTACTTCATGGTGATCGTCGCGGTCGTGTTCGTCGCCGCCGCTGTGGTGCTGAACAAGCGCGACGCGTGAGGGGTCGGCACGGCGTCAATTGCGGAGGAACCGCCGAACCCATTCGTACCAGGATTGCATTCCCGCGCCGGTCCGCGCGCTCACCGGCAAGACTTCCGCGGTGGGATTGACCTCGCGGATGTGGGCCATGTAGCGATCCAGGTCCGCGTCGAGATAGGGGACGAGATCGATCTTGTTGAGCAGCACCAGGTCCACAGAGCGGAACATCACCGGGTACTTCAAAGGCTTGTCTTCGCCTTCGGTGACCGAGTACACCATGGCTTTCGCATGCTCACCCACGTCGAACTCCGCAGGGCAGACCAGGTTGCCGACGTTCTCGATCACCACCAGGTCGAGGCCGGCAAGGTCGAGTCCTTGCAGTGCGCGATTGACCATCGGCGCATCGAGGTGGCATTCGCCACCGAAACCGTTGTTGGTGTTCAGCAGTGATATCTGCGCGCCTCGCCCGCCGAGTTTCGCGGCGTCGATGTCGGTTGCGATGTCGCCTTCGACAATGCCGACTGCGATATCGCTCGCAAGTTCGTCCAGGGTGGCCGCGAGCACCGTGGTCTTGCCCGACCCTGGTGAGCTCATCAGGTTCAGGGCACGAATACCGTTGTTCTCGAAGATCTCTCGATTCAAGGCCGCGCGGGTGTCGTTCTCGGCAAAGATCGATTCCAGAACGTCGACGCGCTGTGTACCGGTCTGATACCCGCTGTGGTCGCCGTGGTCGTGCGAATGCTCGTGGTCGCCGTGTTCGTGGCTGTGCGCCGTACCGTCGTCGTGCCGGTGAAATCTGCCCATAATCCTGACCTTTCACGTTACGTCGAGCGACGTGACCAGAAACTCGTTTCCCCGTATGACCTCGACGTCAGCGCTCGTGCAGTGTGGGCAACATACCGACCACCTTGACTTGATCTGAGAGCACTGCTGACAGGCGCGGCATCTCACCTCGGCCGGAATCAGCTCGAGTTTCAGTTCGGCCCCCGCGAGGTTTTCGTGGTCGCGGATCAGCGACCAGCAGAACTCCAGCGACTCTGGAACCACCTGGCGAAGGGCGCCGACCCGCACCCGGACCACGTCGATGCGCCGGCCTTGCGCATGTGGCTTTACCACGCCGGCGATGGCCTGGCACAGGGATAGTTCGTGCACATTCCCATGCTGCCCGCGAAGTGCGGACCGTGGGCCCGAATCGGCCACGCAAAAACGCACGGTTTCTGTGCGAAATTGTGATTGTGGGCGGCGGCATCAGCTTGTCCACCAATTGTGGTGTATCTGCTGGCACCGATCGGCCAGCAGTGCGGGCCCGGTGTCGTATCCCGGGTGGACCGCGGCAGCACCGTCGAAGTCCTGGTCCTTGGTGTATCCGTTGGTCACGATCACCGTCGCCAGTCCCGCGGCACGCGCAGACCGGAGTCCTACCGCGGAATCCTCAACCGCGAGTGCGTCTTCTGGGCGCAGACACAGTTCGTCGAGTGCACGCAGGTAGACCTCGGGGTCCGGCTTGAGTTGGCTGACGTCGTCGCCGGTGACGATGACCTCGGCCGTGCCCTCACCGATGAGTTGGTGGACCAGCGGCCTCACCCAGCGCCGGCTGCCGGTGGTTGCGACCGTTACCCGGATGCCGCAATTGCGCAGGTCGGCGATCAATTCGACCAATCCGGGTCTCGGGGACAGCCGTCCGTCGGCGACTTGACTGCAGAACAGGTCGGTCTTGGTGCGGTGGATGGCAACGGCCAGTTGGCCGGTCGCATCCGCGATGCCGCGGGCACGCAGGTCGTGTGCGATTCGGTGACACCCGCCGGTGATTTTGAGCAGTTCACGGTACTCGTCGGCATCCCAGGCAAGATCCAGTC
Proteins encoded:
- a CDS encoding glutamate ABC transporter substrate-binding protein, whose amino-acid sequence is MKKLLVLLAAVLTVAGCSQTAPALTIPALTLTPPTPAGMQELPPEPVRVPMPDNDDCNRTASLRPFSDKAEADAAVANIRDRGRLIVGLDIGSNLFSFRDPISGEITGFDVDIAGEVSRDIFGTPAQVEYRILSSADRITALQNNQVDIVVKTMTITCERKKLVNFSTVYLMANQRILASRDSSITQASDLSGKRVCVVDGTTSLQRIQQISPAPIIVSVVTWSDCLVALQQRQVDAVSTDDSILAGLVAQDPYLHIVGPSMNQEPYGIGVNLENTGLVRVVNGTLDRIRRDGTWNTLYRKWLTVLGPAPSPPAARYVD
- the glnX gene encoding protein kinase G-activating protein GlnX, coding for MTVELAHPSTEPLASRSPTTPAHPRWWFLWTTPGRILTIGLVLSALVIASAFATSTTVNDRQQALTTVLDHTEPLSFAAGQLYTTLSVADAAAATAFIAGAEPRDVRQRYEQAITDAASAVTRASSGLTDEALVQLLGRINARLAVYTGLVETARTNNRAGNPVGSSYLSEASAMMQTQILPDAQRLYEQTSARVDAETTASTRIPAPVMLVVLATLMFGAFANRWLARRTRRRVNIGFVAGGLAVLIMLIWVTTALVISTSDSRSAKDTAAESLKTVTNLAITAQQARADETLALIRRGDENVRKQSYYQRIDMMQQELSAYLARDTGLDKSDLVDAEHLLTRWRAADDRINAYIAVGNYQAATQVALGTGEDDSTPAFDKLDEALSKGIEQSRTQLRNDILNARRVLSGATVGAAMLSVAAAVAVALGLWPRLSEYR
- a CDS encoding NUDIX hydrolase; translated protein: MRGDGDGWVVSDSGARFWGRHGAAGLLLRAPWPDGSAAVLLQHRAPWSHQGGTWALPGGARDSHETPEEAAVREAHEEAGLAAEQLSVRTTVITAEVVGAGGTRWTYTTVIADATELLETVPNRESSELRWVAEDEVAELPLHPGFAASWPQLRDVTATIPLRVNRSR
- the thiE gene encoding thiamine phosphate synthase; translation: MEQPADRLQQASLYLCTDARRERGDLAEFADAALAGGVDLIQLRDKGSAGEQQFGPLEARQELDALAVLADAARRHGALLAVNDRADIARAAGADVLHLGQDDLPLDVARDIIGERPVIGRSTHDADQVAAAIEEEVDYFCVGPCWPTPTKPGRHAPGLDLVRNAAARNPAKPWFAIGGIDKQRLPEVLDAGARRIVVVRAITAAEDPRAAAAALKARLTANG
- the thiO gene encoding glycine oxidase ThiO; translated protein: MARTMAVVGGGVIGLSVARRAALDGWTVRLHAATERGASWVAGGMLAPHSEGWPGEEHLLQIGLESLRLWHSGFLEGLPPDVVTARESLVVAVDRADVADLRTVAEWLAGQGHPVELTTAARDVEPLLAQGIRHGFRATTELAVDNRRVVDALAEHCRRLGVCWAPAVSELAEVDDADTVVIANGIDAPKLVPGLPVRPVKGEVLRLRWRKGCMPVPQRVIRARVHGRPVYLVPRADGVVVGATQYEHGRDTAPVVTGVRDLLDDACTIMPALGEYELAETAAGLRPMSPDGVPIVERVDARTLVAAGHGRNGFLLAPWTAERIAAELEVSVGAK
- the thiS gene encoding sulfur carrier protein ThiS translates to MITITVNDEMVEVDSQTTIAKLLENRGFPEKGIAVALDWSVLPRSEWDRTLADGARIEVVTAVQGG
- the thiG gene encoding thiazole synthase (functions in thiamine (vitamin B1) biosynthesis; in Bacillus subtilis this enzyme catalyzes the formation of thiazole from dehydroxyglycine and 1-deoxy-D-xylulose-5-phosphate and ThiS-thiocarboxylate) — its product is MADSVLTIGGREFGSRLIMGTGGAPNLAVLEEALVASGTELTTVAMRRVDAETGTGVLDLLNRLGIAALPNTAGCRGAAEAVLTAQLAREALGTDLVKLEVIADERTLLPDAIELVRAAEQLVDDGFVVLPYTNDDPVLARRLEDTGCAAVMPLGAPIGTGLGISNPHNIEMIVEAAGVPVILDAGIGTASDAALAMELGCDAVLLASAVTRAADPPTMAAAMAAAVTAGYLARQAGRIPKRFWAQASSPSLL
- a CDS encoding ABC transporter ATP-binding protein — protein: MIELAGLTKLYGTHRAVDDLTCSVEPGVVTGFLGPNGAGKTTTMRLILGLDHPTSGTATIDGKAYRELRDPLRTVGALLDARQAHPNRSARNHLRWIAAANRIDSTRVDEVLDMVGLESVGDRTAGTLSLGMSQRLGIAAALLGDPPVLLFDEPVNGLDPEGIHWVRTLMRKLAAEGRTVFVSSHLLAEMANTADRLVVIGQGKLIASTTVEEFVKGSAADTVRVRSPQLETLAQVLSDAGLQAETDGDTMTVHGVAIEVIGELAARNAITLHELSARQGSLEEAYLKLTDDAVDYRAAQ
- a CDS encoding ABC transporter permease, encoding MSALAALDAERIKLSTTRSPLWSVLGVAVISLAVAALQGWSAYSAASLPPEKAALGVAVFGVPVLMVLSSMTMTGEYRSGLVRTTFLATPNRTVVLIAKAVVAAAFSSLCAAVMVIVAVLAARVIAEPTAGTQLSLANPAVWQVAGGFALYAALAAVLGVAVGALVRFAAGAVAVLLLWPLVAEPLLANMPNSGPRTGPWLPFVNMFSFLDVEWLFPTYAMPWGVVGSLVYFMVIVAVVFVAAAVVLNKRDA
- the hypB gene encoding hydrogenase nickel incorporation protein HypB translates to MGRFHRHDDGTAHSHEHGDHEHSHDHGDHSGYQTGTQRVDVLESIFAENDTRAALNREIFENNGIRALNLMSSPGSGKTTVLAATLDELASDIAVGIVEGDIATDIDAAKLGGRGAQISLLNTNNGFGGECHLDAPMVNRALQGLDLAGLDLVVIENVGNLVCPAEFDVGEHAKAMVYSVTEGEDKPLKYPVMFRSVDLVLLNKIDLVPYLDADLDRYMAHIREVNPTAEVLPVSARTGAGMQSWYEWVRRFLRN
- a CDS encoding hydrogenase maturation nickel metallochaperone HypA, translating into MHELSLCQAIAGVVKPHAQGRRIDVVRVRVGALRQVVPESLEFCWSLIRDHENLAGAELKLELIPAEVRCRACQQCSQIKSRWSVCCPHCTSADVEVIRGNEFLVTSLDVT
- a CDS encoding HAD-IA family hydrolase translates to MLEAVIFDVDGTLSDTERDGHRPAFNEAFAIHGLDLAWDADEYRELLKITGGCHRIAHDLRARGIADATGQLAVAIHRTKTDLFCSQVADGRLSPRPGLVELIADLRNCGIRVTVATTGSRRWVRPLVHQLIGEGTAEVIVTGDDVSQLKPDPEVYLRALDELCLRPEDALAVEDSAVGLRSARAAGLATVIVTNGYTKDQDFDGAAAVHPGYDTGPALLADRCQQIHHNWWTS